One Romboutsia sp. 13368 genomic window carries:
- a CDS encoding helix-turn-helix transcriptional regulator, producing the protein MTKDKAINLIKDMLDITLDLQSFYIEDIKNNIEEIEKNLPSLLTVNKDYFNIFINFMINTKEEKIYSISDSIFANYIIVCLDEINKDYILLGPYILIDDYENILSEHNQYNLTLDEINRLKNYHKDLPVLNKHKISNIVKIILKNIYTKNCKFEVIEKNNLFISINKKNKNHHELISLVEFQSLEKISTTEHKLVFYIREGDKLSASKCLDKLLPQTNISSNDFVSIRDYKNKLIYYNTLLKKSAELECFSTIHLQSIYNTNLKKIESSNDFNELYNLIFNMIIDYCDAVINYKLKNYSPLVKKVINHINLNLNSDLCVKSLADLFYVSPTYLSRVFKKEVNYSIVEYINKQKVKRSTILLKDSNLPIHQISNIVGIDDFNYFSRLFKKHMNKTPSQYRKDNS; encoded by the coding sequence ATGACAAAAGATAAAGCCATAAATTTAATAAAAGATATGTTAGATATAACTTTAGATTTACAATCATTTTATATAGAAGATATTAAGAATAATATAGAAGAAATAGAAAAAAATTTACCTTCTTTACTTACTGTAAATAAAGATTATTTTAATATTTTTATTAATTTTATGATTAATACTAAGGAAGAAAAAATATACTCTATTTCAGATTCTATATTTGCTAATTATATTATTGTTTGCTTAGATGAAATAAATAAAGATTATATACTATTAGGTCCTTACATACTTATAGACGATTATGAAAATATTTTATCTGAGCATAACCAATATAATTTAACTTTAGATGAGATTAATAGATTAAAAAATTATCATAAAGATTTGCCTGTTTTAAACAAACATAAAATATCTAATATAGTTAAGATAATATTAAAAAATATATATACTAAAAATTGTAAATTTGAAGTTATTGAAAAAAATAATTTATTTATTTCAATAAATAAAAAAAATAAAAACCATCATGAATTAATTTCACTAGTAGAATTTCAATCATTAGAAAAAATTTCAACTACAGAGCATAAATTAGTTTTTTATATAAGAGAAGGAGATAAATTATCAGCTTCTAAGTGTTTAGACAAATTATTACCTCAAACAAATATTAGTTCAAATGATTTTGTTAGTATTAGAGATTATAAAAATAAACTTATTTACTATAACACTTTATTAAAAAAATCTGCTGAATTAGAATGCTTTTCTACCATACATTTACAAAGCATCTATAATACTAACTTAAAAAAAATAGAATCCTCAAATGATTTTAATGAACTATATAATTTAATATTTAATATGATTATTGATTATTGTGATGCTGTTATCAATTATAAATTAAAGAACTATTCGCCTTTAGTAAAGAAAGTTATAAATCATATTAATTTAAATTTAAATAGTGATTTATGTGTAAAAAGCTTGGCTGATTTATTTTATGTGTCTCCAACTTATCTATCACGTGTATTTAAAAAGGAAGTTAATTATTCTATAGTAGAATATATAAATAAACAAAAAGTTAAACGTTCAACTATTCTTCTAAAAGATAGTAATTTACCTATTCATCAAATTAGTAATATAGTTGGTATTGATGATTTTAATTACTTTTCTAGATTATTTAAAAAACATATGAATAAAACACCTTCACAATATAGAAAAGATAATAGCTAA
- a CDS encoding sugar kinase yields MLRLTPPXNSFEAVYSGGEANVIASLAMFGHDTKFVTKIPNNHLGEKVLSKFRGYNVDISDVITGEGRLGIYFSEIGHGLRSTEVIYDRKYSAISMADKSEFDIDKILDGVGFVHMSGITPALSTSLREFTIDFIKACKEKGIVVSYDSNFRAKLWSLEEAREVLEEVMPLIDIAFLGRLDMINILKLEDRGLDYEDNLKDLYTRLFEKYPNLKYAACTKRTVNSINNNSLCGYLFDGENLTVSNEYTFDILDRVGGGDAFTAGVLHGIFNLTWYIQKYV; encoded by the coding sequence ATGTTAAGGCTTACTCCTCCTMANAATTCTTTTGAAGCTGTATATTCAGGAGGAGAAGCTAATGTAATTGCAAGTCTTGCAATGTTTGGCCATGACACTAAGTTTGTAACAAAAATTCCAAACAATCATTTAGGGGAAAAAGTATTAAGTAAATTTAGGGGATATAATGTAGATATAAGTGACGTAATTACTGGAGAAGGTAGATTGGGGATATACTTCTCAGAAATAGGTCATGGATTAAGAAGTACAGAAGTAATATATGATAGAAAATACTCTGCTATATCAATGGCAGATAAAAGTGAATTTGATATAGACAAAATACTTGATGGTGTTGGATTTGTACATATGTCAGGTATAACACCAGCATTAAGTACAAGTTTAAGAGAATTCACTATAGATTTTATTAAAGCCTGTAAAGAAAAAGGCATAGTAGTTTCTTACGATTCTAACTTTAGAGCAAAATTATGGTCTTTAGAAGAAGCAAGAGAAGTACTAGAAGAAGTAATGCCTCTTATAGATATAGCTTTTTTAGGGCGTTTAGATATGATAAACATATTAAAGCTTGAGGATAGAGGTTTAGATTATGAAGATAATTTAAAAGATCTTTATACTAGACTGTTTGAAAAATATCCGAACTTAAAATATGCTGCATGCACTAAAAGAACTGTAAACTCAATTAATAATAATAGTTTATGTGGTTATTTGTTTGATGGAGAAAATCTTACAGTTTCAAATGAATATACTTTTGATATACTTGATAGAGTTGGTGGTGGAGATGCCTTTACTGCTGGAGTCTTACATGGTATATTCAATCTTACATGGTATATTCAAAAATATGTCTAA
- the uxaC gene encoding glucuronate isomerase, which translates to MRKFMDDNFLLSTDTAVTLYHDYAKEMPICDYHCHLNPKEIAEDKRYKNITEIWLGGDHYKWRTMRSFGIEEKYITGDATDYEKFEAFAKVMPYLIGNPMYHWSHLELKRYFGIEETLSPKTCKSIWDRCNEIINGEDFSARAMIRNSNVKYIGTTDDPIDSLEYHIAIAKDENFDCEVRPSFRPDRAVKIHGEGFADYIVKLGEVENTEIKDYETLLTVLEKRLDFFVENGCNITDHSLERVYFRNTTMEEVDAIFKKALAGETLTIEEIEKYSTLTMISLGRMYSKRGMVMQLHIGALRNNNTRMFKKLGADVGFDSIDDGEVATSLSRLLDSLDITDELPKTILYCLNPKDNEVLGTMIGNFQGGGIAGKIQFGSGWWFNDQKDGMERQMMALSQLGLISQFVGMLTDSRSFLSYTRHEYFRRILCNYIGGLVENGEYPADMEILGEIIQNICYNNIEKYIKSEXL; encoded by the coding sequence ATGAGAAAATTTATGGACGATAATTTTTTATTATCAACAGATACAGCAGTAACTTTATATCATGATTATGCTAAAGAAATGCCAATATGTGACTATCACTGTCACTTAAATCCAAAAGAAATAGCTGAAGATAAGAGATATAAGAACATAACTGAAATATGGCTAGGTGGAGACCACTACAAGTGGAGAACAATGAGAAGTTTTGGTATAGAAGAAAAGTACATAACTGGAGATGCTACAGATTATGAAAAGTTTGAAGCATTTGCAAAAGTTATGCCTTACTTAATAGGAAACCCAATGTATCACTGGTCTCACTTAGAGCTTAAAAGATACTTTGGAATAGAAGAAACTTTATCTCCAAAAACTTGCAAATCTATATGGGATAGATGTAATGAAATAATAAATGGTGAAGATTTCAGTGCTAGAGCTATGATAAGAAATTCTAATGTTAAGTACATAGGTACAACTGATGATCCAATAGATAGCTTAGAATATCATATAGCAATAGCTAAAGATGAAAACTTTGACTGTGAAGTTAGACCAAGCTTCAGACCTGATAGAGCTGTAAAGATACACGGTGAAGGATTTGCTGATTATATAGTTAAATTAGGAGAAGTTGAAAATACTGAAATAAAAGATTATGAAACATTATTAACAGTATTAGAAAAGAGATTAGACTTCTTCGTTGAAAATGGATGTAACATAACAGACCACTCTTTAGAAAGAGTATACTTCAGAAATACAACTATGGAAGAAGTAGATGCTATATTCAAAAAAGCTTTAGCTGGAGAAACTTTAACTATAGAAGAAATAGAAAAGTACTCTACATTAACAATGATAAGCTTAGGAAGAATGTACAGCAAGCGTGGTATGGTAATGCAATTACACATAGGAGCATTAAGAAACAATAACACTAGAATGTTCAAAAAATTAGGAGCAGACGTAGGATTTGATAGTATAGATGATGGAGAAGTTGCAACTAGCTTATCTAGATTATTAGATTCATTAGATATAACTGATGAACTTCCAAAAACTATATTATACTGCTTAAACCCTAAAGATAACGAAGTATTAGGAACAATGATAGGTAACTTCCAAGGTGGAGGAATAGCTGGTAAAATACAATTCGGTTCTGGATGGTGGTTCAACGATCAAAAGGACGGAATGGAAAGACAAATGATGGCTCTATCTCAATTAGGACTTATAAGCCAATTTGTAGGAATGCTTACAGACTCTAGAAGTTTCTTATCATATACTAGACATGAATACTTCAGAAGAATCTTATGTAACTACATAGGTGGATTAGTTGAAAATGGTGAATACCCAGCTGATATGGAAATATTAGGTGAAATAATACAAAATATATGCTACAACAACATAGAAAAGTATATAAAAAGTGAADWATTATAA
- a CDS encoding MFS transporter gives MELANKEVLKSSKVKPFGMQDKVGYMLGDVGSCLLFNFIGSYLLVFYTDVFGISAAAVGTLMAVSRIWDAINDPMMGVIVDKRKRTKDGKFRPYLKYMGIPLGIFTILTFLVIPNMPQGMKLPYAYITYIGFGMAYTAINIPYGSLASVITNDANERTQLSTWRNLSGVFAMIPLMXLTPKLVFNASGEVSAKGFVIAAVLYAIIANIAYRACYKMTTERVTVEVKEDAPKVXLGQTLKTLGKNRALIGLILSSLGTLTAVFLPSSLNAYLFKDYFGQPGLLSLAGLLPMIGTFIVLPFTSKLVAKFGKKNVAAYSGIISIAAYAVLVFLPSKNPVFYLVLTTISGFGLALYNMMVWALVGDVIDYQEYLSGKREEGTVYAAYSLARKLVQAIVGSIGGFALAAIGYQSGAATQTPEVANSIRMIATLVPLVALVFGTVCIKFVYNLNNKTLNEVNTELERRRRA, from the coding sequence ATGGAATTAGCAAACAAAGAAGTTTTAAAATCAAGCAAAGTAAAGCCATTTGGTATGCAAGATAAAGTTGGATACATGTTAGGCGATGTTGGTAGCTGTTTATTATTCAACTTCATAGGAAGTTACTTATTAGTGTTCTATACAGATGTATTTGGAATAAGTGCAGCTGCAGTTGGTACTCTTATGGCAGTATCAAGAATATGGGATGCTATAAATGACCCAATGATGGGAGTTATAGTTGATAAAAGAAAAAGAACTAAAGATGGTAAGTTCAGACCTTACTTAAAATATATGGGTATACCTCTAGGAATATTTACAATATTAACATTCTTAGTAATACCTAATATGCCACAAGGAATGAAATTACCATATGCATATATAACTTATATAGGATTTGGTATGGCATATACAGCTATAAATATACCTTACGGTTCATTAGCATCAGTTATAACTAATGATGCAAATGAAAGAACTCAATTATCTACTTGGAGAAACTTATCAGGAGTATTTGCGATGATACCTCTTATGRTWTTAACACCTAAATTAGTATTTAATGCTTCAGGTGAGGTTTCAGCAAAAGGATTTGTTATAGCAGCAGTATTATATGCAATAATAGCAAATATAGCTTATAGAGCTTGTTACAAAATGACAACTGAAAGAGTTACTGTTGAAGTTAAAGAAGATGCTCCAAAGGTARRTTTAGGTCAAACTTTAAAAACTTTAGGTAAAAATAGAGCTTTAATAGGATTAATATTAAGTTCATTAGGAACTTTAACAGCTGTATTCTTACCAAGTTCTTTAAATGCTTATTTATTTAAAGATTATTTTGGACAACCAGGATTACTAAGTTTAGCTGGATTACTTCCAATGATTGGTACATTCATAGTACTACCATTTACTAGTAAATTAGTTGCTAAATTTGGTAAGAAAAATGTTGCTGCTTACAGTGGAATAATATCTATAGCTGCTTATGCAGTATTAGTATTCTTACCAAGTAAAAATCCAGTATTCTATTTAGTATTAACTACTATATCTGGATTCGGTCTAGCATTATATAACATGATGGTATGGGCATTAGTTGGTGACGTTATAGATTACCAAGAATATTTAAGTGGAAAAAGAGAAGAAGGTACAGTTTATGCTGCTTACTCATTAGCTAGAAARTTAGTTCAAGCTATAGTAGGAAGTATAGGTGGATTTGCTCTTGCTGCAATAGGATATCAATCAGGTGCAGCTACTCAAACTCCTGAAGTTGCTAATAGTATAAGAATGATAGCTACATTAGTTCCTTTAGTAGCACTTGTATTTGGTACAGTATGTATTAAGTTCGTATATAACTTAAACAACAAAACATTAAATGAAGTTAATACAGAATTAGAAAGAAGAAGAAGAGCTTAA
- a CDS encoding bifunctional 4-hydroxy-2-oxoglutarate aldolase/2-dehydro-3-deoxy-phosphogluconate aldolase yields MLEAIKKEGIVAVIRAKDHDEARGYMNACLKGGVKALEVTYTIPNVNELISEYKDHEDAIIGVGSVLNGQMAKDSILAGAKYVVSPGYNEEVNTVCHEMGVTYFPGCMTVTEIMNALEKGNKMVKVFPGDVFGPKYVKAVKAPIPHVEIMPTGGVTIDNVEEWFKMGVSCVGVGSSLIKGSLEDIEKLAAEFVAKIAKIRG; encoded by the coding sequence ATGTTAGAAGCAATAAAAAAAGAAGGTATAGTAGCTGTAATAAGAGCTAAAGACCATGATGAAGCAAGAGGTTATATGAACGCTTGTTTAAAAGGTGGAGTTAAAGCTTTAGAAGTAACTTACACTATACCAAATGTAAATGAATTAATATCAGAATACAAAGACCACGAAGATGCTATAATAGGTGTTGGTAGTGTATTAAATGGACAAATGGCTAAGGATTCAATCCTTGCTGGTGCTAAATATGTAGTAAGTCCAGGATATAATGAAGAAGTTAATACAGTTTGTCATGAAATGGGTGTAACTTACTTCCCAGGATGTATGACAGTTACAGAAATAATGAATGCCTTAGAAAAAGGTAATAAAATGGTGAAAGTATTCCCTGGAGATGTATTTGGACCTAAATATGTAAAAGCTGTAAAAGCACCTATACCACACGTTGAAATAATGCCTACTGGTGGTGTTACTATAGACAACGTTGAAGAATGGTTTAAAATGGGAGTTTCTTGCGTAGGTGTAGGAAGTTCTTTAATAAAAGGTAGCTTAGAAGATATAGAAAAATTAGCTGCAGAATTCGTAGCTAAGATAGCTAAAATAAGAGGCTAA
- a CDS encoding SDR family oxidoreductase has product MKLPFNVDLKDKVAVVTGGAGVLCGAMVDALAACGAKVAILSLGQESCDRKAEEVRANGGQAIGIDANVLDKESLKRAHEIVLKEFGPCDILINGAGGNHPKGTTSKEYLFEEDLQNDELTTFFDLDQKGVEFVFNLNYLGTLLPSQEFAKDMINRKGCSIINISSMNAYTPLTKIPAYSGAKAAVSNFTQWLAVHMSKVGIRVNAIAPGFFVTAQNEKLLFNEDGTPTERTAKILNSTPMDRFGKAEELLGTLLYLVSEEASGFVNGVVIPVDGAFSAYSGV; this is encoded by the coding sequence ATGAAATTACCGTTTAATGTTGATTTAAAAGATAAAGTTGCAGTAGTAACTGGTGGAGCAGGTGTACTTTGTGGTGCTATGGTAGATGCTTTAGCAGCTTGTGGAGCAAAAGTAGCTATACTTTCATTAGGACAAGAATCTTGCGATAGAAAAGCAGAAGAAGTAAGAGCTAATGGAGGACAAGCAATAGGAATAGATGCTAACGTTCTAGATAAAGAAAGCTTAAAAAGAGCTCATGAAATAGTATTAAAAGAATTTGGTCCATGTGACATATTAATAAATGGAGCTGGTGGAAACCATCCAAAAGGAACAACAAGTAAAGAATACTTATTCGAAGAAGATTTACAAAATGATGAATTAACAACTTTCTTTGATTTAGATCAAAAAGGTGTTGAATTCGTATTCAACTTAAACTACTTAGGAACATTACTTCCATCTCAAGAGTTCGCTAAGGACATGATAAATAGAAAAGGATGTTCAATAATAAATATATCTTCAATGAACGCTTATACACCATTAACTAAAATACCAGCTTACTCAGGTGCAAAAGCTGCAGTAAGTAACTTTACTCAATGGTTAGCAGTTCATATGTCTAAAGTTGGAATAAGAGTTAATGCAATAGCTCCAGGATTCTTCGTAACAGCTCAAAATGAGAAGTTATTATTCAACGAAGATGGAACTCCAACTGAAAGAACAGCTAAGATATTAAACAGCACTCCAATGGATAGATTTGGTAAAGCTGAAGAATTATTAGGAACTTTATTATACTTAGTAAGTGAAGAAGCATCAGGATTCGTAAACGGTGTTGTTATACCAGTTGACGGTGCATTCTCAGCTTATTCAGGTGTATAA
- a CDS encoding GntR family transcriptional regulator codes for MIFYEKKHKETGKEYAYRILKENIMSLELKPGELLSESDLSEKLNISRTPIREVIMKLKSEHLIEVKPQAGTYVSLIDKDIIDEAIFMRRLLEKEVLNEACNEISEEIFMELEKNLFAQKLVSNKDGKENEFHDLDKEFHRLIFIGCNKTNIWESIMKISTHYNRMRLLSERKIDKALLINQHEEMLSIIKNKDLDKIDEYIEKHIVTPANEWNKLISDNGEIRRYLK; via the coding sequence ATGATATTTTACGAGAAAAAGCATAAGGAAACGGGAAAAGAATATGCGTATAGGATATTAAAAGAGAATATAATGTCTTTAGAATTAAAACCAGGGGAATTATTAAGCGAATCAGATTTATCAGAAAAGTTAAATATATCACGAACACCTATAAGAGAAGTTATAATGAAATTAAAAAGTGAGCATTTAATAGAAGTTAAACCACAAGCGGGTACATATGTATCGCTTATAGATAAGGATATTATAGATGAAGCGATATTTATGAGAAGACTATTAGAAAAAGAAGTTTTAAATGAAGCTTGTAATGAAATTTCTGAAGAAATATTTATGGAATTAGAGAAAAACTTATTTGCACAAAAGTTAGTTTCAAATAAAGATGGTAAAGAAAATGAGTTTCATGATTTAGATAAAGAATTTCATAGATTAATATTTATAGGATGTAATAAAACCAATATTTGGGAAAGTATTATGAAAATAAGTACTCATTATAATAGAATGAGATTATTATCTGAAAGAAAAATAGATAAAGCTTTATTAATAAACCAACATGAAGAGATGCTATCTATAATTAAAAATAAAGATTTAGATAAAATTGATGAGTATATAGAAAAACATATAGTTACTCCTGCTAATGAATGGAATAAGCTAATAAGTGATAATGGAGAAATAAGAAGATATTTAAAATAA
- the uxuA gene encoding mannonate dehydratase: MKMTFRWYGQDDPVKIEYIRQIPGMKGIVTAIYDIPVGEVWPLDKIMELKASVEKHGLELSVIESVPVHEDIKLGLPTRDKYIANYCETIRNLSKAGIKTICYNFMPVFDWTRSDLEYELEDGSTCLIYDEEQVAKMDPALGELELPGWDTSYGEGGLGALLDQYKDIDEEKLWENLEYFIKGIMPTAEEEEVKMAIHPDDPPWGIFGLPRIITNTENLDRFLDLYDSYYNGVTLCTGSFGASKTNDVVEMIKHFGGERNRIHFAHLRNVLITGESSFNEVAHLSEEGSLDFYEIVKAYEDYNFDGPFRPDHGRMIWGETGRPGYGLYDRALGAVYVNGIIEAIRKSK, translated from the coding sequence ATGAAAATGACGTTTAGATGGTATGGACAAGATGACCCTGTTAAAATAGAGTACATCCGTCAAATACCAGGAATGAAAGGTATAGTAACAGCAATATACGATATACCAGTAGGAGAAGTTTGGCCATTAGATAAAATAATGGAATTAAAAGCTTCAGTAGAAAAGCATGGATTAGAATTATCTGTAATAGAAAGTGTACCAGTACACGAAGACATAAAGTTAGGATTACCTACTAGAGATAAGTACATAGCAAACTACTGCGAAACTATAAGAAACTTAAGTAAAGCAGGAATAAAAACTATATGTTACAACTTCATGCCAGTATTCGACTGGACAAGATCTGATCTTGAATATGAATTAGAAGATGGATCAACTTGTCTAATATACGATGAAGAACAAGTAGCTAAAATGGACCCAGCTTTAGGTGAGTTAGAACTTCCAGGATGGGATACTTCATACGGTGAAGGTGGTTTAGGAGCATTACTAGACCAATATAAAGATATAGATGAAGAAAAACTTTGGGAAAACTTAGAGTACTTCATAAAAGGTATAATGCCAACTGCTGAAGAGGAAGAAGTTAAAATGGCTATACATCCAGATGATCCACCATGGGGAATATTTGGACTTCCAAGAATAATAACAAACACAGAAAACTTAGATAGATTCTTAGATTTATATGATAGTTACTACAATGGTGTTACATTATGTACAGGATCATTTGGTGCAAGTAAGACTAATGACGTAGTAGAAATGATAAAACACTTCGGTGGAGAAAGAAACAGAATACATTTCGCTCACTTAAGAAACGTATTAATAACTGGAGAATCTAGCTTCAACGAAGTTGCTCACTTATCTGAAGAGGGATCATTAGATTTCTATGAAATAGTTAAAGCATACGAAGATTACAACTTCGATGGACCTTTCAGACCAGACCACGGAAGAATGATCTGGGGAGAAACTGGAAGACCAGGATACGGATTATACGATAGAGCATTAGGTGCTGTATACGTAAACGGAATAATAGAAGCTATTAGAAAAAGCAAATAA
- a CDS encoding YesL family protein, with amino-acid sequence MDSLFRYDNKFWGIIDKITDIVLLNFLFIVTCIPIVTIGASLSAMYSVALKKIKNEDIYVAKEFIKSFRESFKVSTIVWILMIIVGCVLLLDFHISNLVANKALSIILKFILTLVGVVYLFSLTYIFPIISKFDNTIKNTFINSILMSIQSLPYTIIMLIMNILGIILIFSLENHFGNVLFFYIIIGFGIVSYVNSIFLNKIFDKYTR; translated from the coding sequence ATGGATAGTTTATTCAGATATGATAATAAGTTTTGGGGAATAATAGATAAAATTACAGATATAGTACTTTTGAATTTTTTATTTATAGTGACATGTATACCTATAGTTACTATAGGAGCATCACTAAGTGCAATGTATTCCGTAGCTTTAAAAAAAATAAAAAATGAAGATATATATGTAGCTAAAGAGTTTATAAAAAGTTTTAGAGAAAGTTTTAAAGTAAGTACTATAGTGTGGATATTAATGATAATAGTTGGATGTGTTTTATTATTAGATTTTCATATTTCTAATTTAGTAGCCAATAAAGCTTTAAGTATAATATTAAAATTTATATTAACTTTAGTGGGCGTAGTTTATTTATTTAGCTTAACATATATATTTCCTATTATATCTAAGTTTGATAATACTATAAAAAATACTTTCATTAACTCAATACTTATGTCTATACAAAGTCTTCCTTATACTATAATAATGTTAATTATGAATATCCTAGGGATAATACTTATATTTTCATTAGAAAATCATTTTGGAAATGTATTATTCTTTTACATAATAATCGGGTTTGGAATTGTTTCATACGTTAATTCTATATTTTTAAATAAAATATTTGATAAATATACAAGATAA
- a CDS encoding substrate-binding domain-containing protein, producing MEIGDNYNVKLNNNGLDISYYYNPSITTIRQPVEEMAKETTRILFDLINKKSKNQHKVFEGELLIRQSSSKINN from the coding sequence ATGGAGATTGGGGATAATTATAATGTAAAACTTAATAACAATGGATTAGATATTTCTTATTATTATAATCCGTCAATAACAACTATTAGGCAGCCAGTAGAAGAGATGGCAAAAGAAACGACAAGAATATTATTCGATTTAATAAATAAAAAAAGTAAGAATCAACATAAAGTTTTTGAAGGAGAGCTTCTTATAAGGCAGTCAAGTTCTAAAATAAATAATTAA
- a CDS encoding glycoside hydrolase family 3 protein, with product MKIDLKAKPFYLSDEDIKWVEDTLAGLTLDEKIGQVFVDMLWNNTEDEIKERLSKYGMGGFRYNNMPPADLHRQNAVIQENSKIPALIAANIEAGGDGGVGGGTHFGYHVAIGATQDKENAYKMAYYGCKEAAAIGCNWTFSPMVDINKNWRSSVMYNRCFSSDAEQVLEMSKEYLRGANDAGIACCMKHFPGDGLDERDQHVVTTDNLMTCEEWDNEFGKVYKGMIDAGVESVMIGHIRLPEYQRKLKPGIKDNEIMPATIAPELLQGLLREQLGFNGLIITDATHMVGLTSQIRREDMIPTTIAAGCDMILYYRDKDEDTQALKTGLEKGILTMERLDEAVTRVLAFKAMLKLHTKKANNTLIPPVEGLSVIGCEEHKEVAKDIMDKAITLVKNTKNQLPITPQTHKRIMLYTIENGGFAPNKMAKASLQDRVKAELEAQGFEVDVFDNSQGLNGKQLLASTPVKEFVNKYDAVMLFVSVTGFSTSNVRRITWNLPMGPEIPWYVTELPTVCVSVHNPFHLIDVPMVPTYINSYSDNDEAIHQVIQKIMGKSEFKGQSTVDVFCSAWDTCL from the coding sequence ATGAAGATAGATTTAAAAGCAAAACCGTTTTATTTATCTGACGAAGATATAAAATGGGTAGAAGATACTTTAGCAGGATTAACTTTAGATGAAAAAATAGGACAAGTTTTCGTAGATATGCTATGGAATAACACTGAAGATGAAATAAAAGAACGTCTATCAAAATACGGAATGGGCGGATTTAGATATAATAATATGCCACCAGCAGACTTACATCGTCAAAATGCTGTTATACAAGAAAATAGTAAAATACCAGCATTAATAGCTGCAAATATAGAAGCAGGTGGAGATGGTGGAGTAGGTGGTGGAACACACTTCGGATACCACGTTGCAATAGGTGCTACACAAGATAAGGAAAATGCATATAAGATGGCATACTATGGTTGTAAAGAAGCAGCAGCTATAGGATGTAACTGGACATTCTCTCCAATGGTTGATATAAATAAAAACTGGAGAAGTAGTGTTATGTACAATAGATGCTTCTCAAGTGATGCTGAGCAAGTTCTTGAAATGTCAAAAGAATACTTAAGAGGTGCAAATGATGCAGGTATTGCATGTTGTATGAAGCACTTCCCAGGTGATGGTTTAGATGAAAGAGACCAACATGTTGTTACTACTGACAACTTAATGACTTGTGAAGAGTGGGATAATGAGTTTGGAAAAGTATACAAAGGTATGATAGATGCAGGTGTAGAATCTGTAATGATAGGTCATATAAGACTTCCAGAATACCAAAGAAAATTAAAGCCAGGTATAAAAGATAATGAAATAATGCCTGCTACAATAGCTCCAGAATTATTACAAGGATTATTAAGAGAGCAATTAGGATTTAATGGATTAATAATAACTGATGCAACTCATATGGTTGGATTAACTAGTCAAATAAGAAGAGAAGATATGATACCAACTACTATAGCAGCTGGTTGTGATATGATATTATACTACAGAGATAAAGATGAAGATACACAAGCTTTAAAAACTGGTCTTGAAAAAGGTATATTAACTATGGAAAGATTAGATGAAGCTGTTACTCGTGTATTAGCATTTAAAGCTATGTTAAAATTACATACTAAAAAAGCTAATAATACATTAATACCTCCAGTAGAAGGATTATCAGTAATTGGATGTGAAGAACATAAAGAAGTAGCTAAAGATATAATGGATAAAGCTATAACTTTAGTTAAAAACACTAAAAACCAATTACCAATAACTCCTCAAACTCATAAGAGAATAATGCTTTATACTATAGAAAATGGTGGATTTGCTCCTAATAAAATGGCTAAAGCTAGCTTACAAGATAGAGTAAAAGCAGAACTTGAAGCACAAGGATTTGAAGTTGATGTATTTGATAACTCTCAAGGTCTTAATGGTAAGCAATTATTAGCATCTACTCCAGTAAAAGAATTTGTAAATAAATATGATGCAGTAATGTTATTTGTTAGTGTTACAGGCTTCTCTACAAGCAATGTAAGAAGAATAACTTGGAATTTACCAATGGGACCAGAAATACCTTGGTATGTAACAGAATTACCAACAGTATGTGTATCTGTTCACAATCCATTCCACTTAATAGATGTACCTATGGTACCAACTTATATAAACTCTTATTCAGATAATGATGAAGCAATACATCAAGTAATACAAAAAATAATGGGTAAATCTGAATTTAAAGGACAAAGTACTGTAGATGTATTCTGTAGCGCATGGGATACTTGTTTATAA